One genomic segment of Mesoterricola silvestris includes these proteins:
- a CDS encoding S66 peptidase family protein, translated as MAQNRRSFLRSALLAAAAVPLAPGLMASQAPAGSRGTLKARRLSQGQTVGLISPAGATWQSDEIKIIREALAALGLESKVGRHALDRYGYLAGTDADRAADVNAMFADDSVDAVLCVRGGWGCNRILPLVDFRAIAAHPKILLGYSDITSLLNAVQARTGLVTFHGPVGTSVWNAYSVDWLRRVLFKGEAVIMENPHVIGDSLVQINDRVRTIRPGTARGRLLGGNLTVLAAMAGSPYLPDFNGAILFLEDTNEHIYRIDRMLTQLKLAGILDRIAGFVFGNCTKCDPGDGHGSLSLEQVLDDHILPLKIPAWAGAMIGHIENKFMVPVGIPAEIDAALGTITMLEPAVR; from the coding sequence GTGGCCCAGAATCGACGTTCCTTCCTGCGGTCGGCGCTCCTCGCGGCCGCCGCGGTGCCCCTGGCGCCCGGGCTCATGGCCTCCCAGGCCCCCGCGGGCTCCCGGGGGACCCTGAAGGCCCGCCGCCTTTCCCAGGGCCAGACGGTGGGCCTCATCAGCCCCGCCGGCGCCACGTGGCAGTCCGACGAGATCAAGATCATCCGCGAGGCCCTGGCGGCGCTGGGGCTGGAATCCAAGGTGGGCAGGCACGCCCTGGACCGGTACGGATACCTGGCCGGCACCGACGCGGACCGCGCCGCCGACGTCAACGCCATGTTCGCCGACGACTCCGTGGACGCGGTGCTGTGCGTGCGCGGAGGCTGGGGCTGCAACCGCATCCTGCCCCTCGTGGACTTCCGGGCCATCGCCGCCCATCCCAAGATCCTCCTGGGCTACAGCGACATCACCAGCCTGCTCAACGCCGTCCAGGCCCGGACGGGGCTCGTCACCTTCCACGGCCCCGTGGGGACCTCCGTGTGGAACGCCTATTCCGTGGACTGGCTCCGCCGGGTGCTCTTCAAGGGCGAGGCCGTCATCATGGAGAACCCCCACGTGATCGGGGACAGCCTCGTGCAGATCAACGACCGGGTCCGCACCATCCGCCCCGGCACCGCCCGGGGGCGCCTCCTGGGCGGCAACCTCACGGTGCTCGCGGCCATGGCGGGCTCGCCCTACCTCCCGGACTTCAACGGCGCGATCCTCTTCCTGGAGGACACCAACGAGCACATCTACCGCATCGACCGCATGCTCACCCAGCTCAAGCTGGCGGGGATCCTGGACCGCATCGCGGGCTTCGTCTTCGGGAACTGCACCAAGTGCGATCCCGGCGACGGGCACGGGTCCCTCTCCCTGGAGCAGGTGCTCGACGACCACATCCTGCCCCTGAAGATCCCCGCCTGGGCCGGGGCGATGATCGGGCACATCGAGAACAAGTTCATGGTCCCCGTGGGCATCCCCGCCGAGATCGACGCGGCGCTGGGGACCATCACCATGCTCGAACCCGCGGTGCGGTGA
- a CDS encoding M14 family zinc carboxypeptidase encodes MRPLLVPLTLACSLAAAAPWPAQALWDQWPTAHVSPADPWVIRHAGLQAALAALQSRHPGLFTVVEEGLSSEGRRIQVLRAGTGPRGVLLWSQMHGDEPTATAALLDLMNWLGLNRDDPEVKQFLSRVSLWIIPMLNPDGAERGQRRNAQEIDINRDALRLSSPEGRLLKAVRDRVRPMLGYNLHNQNPLVKAGPGGRQVALSLLSVPGDEACSETPGTRLTRRLAVKVQQLVAPFAPNRVGRYDMDYTPRAFGDSMTRWGTATLLVEAGGWSGPNEAERLVRLNFVALLGSLSAFADGSLDDIDLADYAKIPLNTRDAMATLVVRNARVLEGRGLAPFTADFSFVVQGPFRGDAPRREPLVQDLGDLSYATGLTELDASGLVAVPWPLAHGDWASLHSDLHARGLADATEAHLAAAVHALGDAAVARPGFRGAVLLYRPGPAGILSLAGAVLHGKVEGPVAAQVN; translated from the coding sequence ATGCGGCCCCTCCTGGTCCCCCTCACCCTGGCCTGTTCCCTGGCGGCCGCGGCGCCCTGGCCGGCCCAGGCCCTCTGGGACCAGTGGCCCACGGCCCACGTGTCCCCCGCGGATCCCTGGGTCATCCGCCATGCCGGGCTCCAGGCCGCCCTGGCCGCGCTCCAGTCCCGGCACCCGGGCCTGTTCACGGTGGTGGAGGAGGGCCTCTCCTCCGAAGGGCGCCGCATCCAGGTGCTCCGGGCGGGCACCGGACCCCGGGGCGTGCTCCTGTGGTCGCAGATGCACGGGGACGAGCCCACCGCCACGGCCGCGCTCCTGGACCTCATGAACTGGCTGGGCCTGAACCGCGACGACCCGGAGGTGAAGCAGTTCCTGTCCCGCGTCTCCCTCTGGATCATCCCCATGCTGAACCCCGACGGCGCCGAGCGGGGCCAGCGCCGCAACGCCCAGGAGATCGACATCAACCGGGACGCCCTGCGGCTCTCCTCGCCCGAAGGGCGCCTCCTCAAGGCCGTGCGGGACCGGGTGCGCCCGATGCTCGGTTACAACCTCCACAACCAGAACCCCCTGGTCAAGGCCGGCCCCGGAGGCCGCCAGGTGGCCCTTTCGCTCCTCTCCGTGCCCGGGGACGAAGCCTGCTCCGAGACCCCGGGCACGCGCCTCACCCGGCGCCTGGCCGTGAAGGTCCAGCAGCTCGTCGCGCCCTTCGCGCCCAACCGCGTGGGGCGCTACGACATGGACTACACGCCCCGGGCCTTCGGCGATTCCATGACCCGCTGGGGCACCGCCACCCTCCTCGTGGAGGCCGGCGGCTGGTCCGGGCCCAACGAGGCCGAGCGCCTCGTAAGGCTCAATTTCGTGGCGCTCCTGGGGTCGCTTTCCGCCTTCGCCGACGGGTCCCTGGACGATATCGACCTCGCCGACTACGCCAAGATCCCCCTGAACACCCGGGACGCCATGGCCACCCTGGTGGTGCGCAACGCCCGGGTCCTGGAGGGCCGCGGCCTGGCGCCCTTCACGGCGGACTTCTCCTTCGTGGTCCAGGGCCCCTTCCGGGGCGACGCGCCCAGGCGCGAGCCCCTCGTGCAGGACCTGGGCGACCTCTCCTACGCCACGGGCCTCACGGAACTGGACGCCAGCGGCCTGGTGGCGGTGCCCTGGCCCCTGGCCCACGGGGACTGGGCCTCCCTGCACTCCGACCTCCACGCCCGGGGCCTCGCCGACGCCACCGAGGCGCACCTGGCCGCCGCGGTCCACGCCCTGGGGGACGCCGCCGTGGCTCGCCCCGGCTTCCGGGGCGCCGTGCTCCTCTACCGCCCCGGCCCCGCCGGGATCCTGAGCCTGGCCGGCGCCGTCCTCCACGGAAAGGTCGAAGGCCCCGTGGCGGCGCAGGTGAATTAG
- a CDS encoding NADP-dependent isocitrate dehydrogenase, translated as MSAETGKIIWTGIDEAPALATYSLLPIVNAFTRAAGVVVETRDISVAGRILAAFPERLDESQRVRDELTYLGELTQLPHANIIKLPNISASIPQLKAAIKELQGQGYPVPDYPEAPADEAEKAIQARYAKILGSAVNPVLREGNSDRRVALSVKRHAQKHPHRMGAWTPDSGTHVAHMDSGDFYGSEKSVTVAAAGNARIEFVGADGAVKVLKDKLFLQEGEVVDGSFLSVKALRAFIAGQIEAAKKEGVLFSVHLKATMMKISDPVIFGHFVSVFFKDVFEKNAALFAELGINPDLGLGDLYAKLAKLPADRRAAVEADIQAAYASRPALAMVDSEKGITNLHASNDIIIDASMPVVIRDSGRMWGPDGKLHDVKCVIPDRCYSTFYQEAMDDCRRHGQFDPATMGSVSNVGLMAQKAEEYGSHDKTFKAPGDGVIRLVDASGAVLLQHAVEKGDIWRGCQTKDLPIRDWVRLAVSRARATGAPAVFWLDRNRAHDAQIIAKVERYLPDHDTTGLEIHILSPVEAMRFTLPRTRAGKDTISVTGNALRDYLTDLFPILELGTSSKMLSIVPLLAGGGLFETGAGGSAPKHVQQFQQEGYLRWDSLGEFLAIGVSLEHLGTTFNNPKALLLAETLDQANAKFLDNNRNPARKVGQIDNRGSHFYLALYWAEALAAQTRDADLQARFAKVAAQLGANEAKINAELIAAQGRPVDMGGYYHPDFEKTSRAMRPSPTLNAIVDAIA; from the coding sequence ATGAGCGCGGAAACGGGAAAGATCATCTGGACGGGCATCGACGAGGCTCCCGCCCTGGCCACATACTCGCTGCTTCCCATCGTCAACGCCTTCACCCGGGCGGCGGGCGTGGTCGTGGAAACCCGCGACATCTCCGTGGCCGGCCGGATCCTGGCGGCCTTCCCGGAGCGCCTCGACGAGTCCCAGCGGGTGCGGGACGAGCTCACCTACCTGGGCGAGCTCACCCAGCTGCCCCACGCCAACATCATCAAGCTGCCCAACATCAGCGCCTCCATCCCCCAGCTCAAGGCCGCCATCAAGGAGCTCCAGGGCCAGGGCTACCCGGTGCCCGACTACCCCGAGGCCCCCGCCGACGAGGCCGAGAAGGCCATCCAGGCCCGCTATGCGAAGATCCTGGGCAGCGCCGTCAATCCGGTGCTCCGGGAGGGCAACTCGGACCGCCGCGTGGCCCTCTCCGTCAAGCGCCACGCCCAGAAGCACCCCCACCGCATGGGCGCCTGGACCCCGGACTCCGGGACCCACGTGGCCCACATGGATTCGGGCGACTTCTACGGCAGCGAGAAATCCGTCACGGTCGCGGCCGCCGGCAACGCGCGCATCGAGTTCGTGGGCGCCGACGGCGCCGTGAAGGTCCTCAAGGACAAGCTCTTCCTGCAGGAGGGCGAGGTCGTGGACGGCTCCTTCCTGAGCGTCAAGGCCCTGCGCGCCTTCATCGCCGGGCAGATCGAGGCCGCGAAGAAGGAAGGGGTGCTCTTCTCCGTGCACCTCAAGGCCACCATGATGAAGATCTCCGACCCGGTCATCTTCGGGCACTTCGTTTCCGTCTTCTTCAAGGACGTCTTCGAGAAGAACGCGGCCCTCTTCGCCGAGCTGGGCATCAACCCCGACCTGGGCCTGGGCGACCTCTACGCCAAGCTCGCCAAGCTCCCCGCGGACCGGCGCGCCGCCGTGGAGGCCGATATCCAGGCCGCCTACGCCTCCCGCCCGGCCCTGGCCATGGTGGATTCCGAAAAGGGCATCACCAACCTCCACGCCAGCAACGACATCATCATCGACGCCTCCATGCCGGTGGTGATCCGGGATTCCGGCCGCATGTGGGGCCCCGACGGCAAGCTCCACGACGTGAAGTGCGTCATCCCGGACCGCTGCTACTCCACCTTCTACCAGGAGGCCATGGACGACTGCCGCCGCCACGGCCAGTTCGACCCGGCCACCATGGGCAGCGTCTCCAACGTCGGCCTCATGGCCCAGAAGGCCGAGGAGTACGGCTCCCACGACAAGACCTTCAAGGCCCCCGGGGACGGCGTCATCCGCCTGGTGGACGCCTCCGGGGCCGTGCTGCTCCAGCACGCCGTGGAGAAGGGCGACATCTGGCGCGGCTGCCAGACCAAGGACCTGCCCATCCGCGACTGGGTGCGCCTGGCCGTGAGCCGCGCCCGGGCCACCGGGGCCCCCGCGGTCTTCTGGCTGGACCGGAACCGGGCCCACGACGCCCAGATCATCGCCAAGGTGGAGCGCTACCTCCCCGACCACGACACCACCGGCCTGGAGATCCACATCCTGAGCCCCGTGGAGGCCATGCGCTTCACCCTGCCCCGCACCCGCGCCGGCAAGGACACCATCTCCGTCACCGGCAACGCGCTCCGCGACTACCTCACGGACCTGTTCCCCATCCTGGAGCTGGGCACCAGCTCGAAGATGCTCTCCATCGTGCCCCTGCTGGCGGGCGGCGGCCTCTTCGAGACGGGCGCCGGCGGATCGGCCCCCAAGCACGTCCAGCAGTTCCAGCAGGAGGGCTACCTGCGCTGGGATTCCCTGGGCGAGTTCCTGGCCATCGGGGTCTCCCTGGAGCACCTGGGCACCACCTTCAACAACCCCAAGGCCCTCCTCCTGGCCGAGACCCTGGACCAGGCCAACGCCAAGTTCCTGGACAACAACCGCAACCCCGCCCGCAAGGTGGGCCAGATCGACAACCGCGGCAGCCACTTCTACCTCGCCCTCTACTGGGCCGAGGCCCTGGCCGCCCAGACCCGGGATGCCGACCTCCAGGCCCGCTTCGCCAAGGTCGCCGCGCAGCTGGGCGCCAACGAGGCGAAGATCAACGCGGAACTCATCGCGGCCCAGGGCCGCCCCGTGGACATGGGCGGCTACTACCACCCCGATTTCGAGAAGACGTCCCGGGCCATGCGCCCCAGCCCCACCCTCAACGCGATCGTGGACGCCATCGCTTAA
- a CDS encoding TonB-dependent receptor, producing the protein MVIVALPASAQQAGAIFGRVTAKDGKPLAGIHVDASGNVLPQGRLVVTNETGEYRLPFLPPGEYTLVFTHPNRATEKRKVVVALQQTTTLHVTLNEAAMQSTVVEVVGQASMVDASSAELKTLIASDVLTAMPVGVGYRDMMKLIPGVAYTSQGTRDPNAGGSGQDNVHLMDGVNVNLPMYGTIGIGGGTASYDIDQIAVTKGGASATDFNRSAGFTMNSISKSGTNVYTGELSYTAIPANLVARRPAGSTTSFETDSTYAVANVGGPIVKERLFFFASMYSPKDTRKNGSNLYGPVPELSTSHTEYFGKLTYSPTTNLLLHGSYRRAKHTDYNVSVGSSSPASVANGAESTTTITTLEASWSITPNNFLNFKYTNFAIYQGDHPNTYASATAALDGSSVLDVNNLATQGNLSIPTVAQAGSNATLIALINRYGYAGTGTNATPAGFVGGGSVGVYPSINTDNFFRRNYQLAWDGTYGSTVSHEVHVGFQYWKEMEDLYRISNGWGSIAANFNNQKIPTTALSGVGLVYAYVASPYQQGLGHAPQIHSELESQNFEVNDRIRWNAFTFNVGVLVSNDKLYGMGIRTDSTTAGGYALAPGQKYLEHEIKWADTLQPRLGVTWNYHKDDTIYANFARYVPSTSSLPRASSWARNLVGTINVYFDATGHMIGQGADAVSQGKLYVDGIKPRHTDEFMVGTTRDFGQGFTGRLYGRYRKSINFWEDTPNNSRVVYNAPSDVPHTLYIPDLATKLSNLGANGGPMNGNTSAVIAQLDGAFTKFYEVCAETEWRRGDAYASFSYTWSHYYGNFDQDNTANGSANDLNLFIGSSNIADSAGTQIWDNKYGNLAGDQRHKIKLFGSYAFPWNGKLGVYAVYQTGMHWQKTDYKVYQALITATGSTSTSDTARYAEPAGSRVNPAHYQMDLSYTQTFWQSKTMGLSGTVDLFNVFNRQTVTAYNQSANGGLFASPQTYMPPRRTQFGLRFWF; encoded by the coding sequence ATGGTAATCGTCGCCCTACCGGCCTCCGCCCAGCAGGCGGGCGCCATTTTCGGCAGGGTCACCGCGAAGGACGGGAAGCCGCTGGCGGGCATCCACGTGGATGCCAGCGGCAACGTCCTGCCCCAGGGCCGCCTGGTGGTCACCAACGAGACCGGCGAATACCGCCTGCCGTTCCTGCCCCCGGGCGAATACACCCTCGTCTTCACCCACCCGAACCGCGCCACCGAAAAGCGGAAGGTCGTGGTGGCCCTCCAGCAGACCACCACCCTCCACGTGACCCTCAACGAAGCCGCGATGCAGTCCACCGTTGTGGAAGTGGTGGGCCAGGCCTCCATGGTCGACGCCTCATCGGCCGAACTCAAGACGCTCATCGCCTCCGACGTCCTCACCGCCATGCCCGTGGGCGTGGGATACCGGGACATGATGAAACTCATTCCGGGCGTCGCGTACACCTCCCAGGGCACCCGCGATCCCAATGCCGGCGGCAGCGGCCAGGACAACGTCCACCTCATGGACGGGGTCAACGTCAACCTGCCCATGTATGGAACGATCGGCATCGGCGGGGGCACGGCCTCCTACGACATCGACCAGATCGCCGTCACCAAGGGCGGGGCCTCGGCCACCGACTTCAACCGGTCCGCCGGTTTCACCATGAATTCCATCAGCAAGTCGGGCACCAACGTCTACACGGGCGAGCTCTCCTACACCGCCATCCCGGCGAATCTGGTGGCACGCCGCCCCGCCGGCAGCACCACCTCCTTCGAGACCGATTCCACCTATGCGGTGGCCAATGTGGGCGGCCCCATCGTCAAGGAGAGGCTGTTCTTCTTCGCCTCCATGTACAGCCCCAAGGACACCCGAAAGAACGGGTCCAACCTCTACGGGCCCGTGCCCGAATTGAGCACCAGCCACACCGAGTACTTCGGCAAGCTGACCTACTCCCCCACCACCAACCTCCTCCTCCACGGCAGCTACCGCCGCGCAAAGCATACGGACTACAACGTCAGTGTCGGATCCAGTTCGCCGGCCTCCGTGGCCAACGGTGCGGAGTCCACCACCACCATCACGACCCTCGAAGCCTCCTGGTCCATCACGCCCAACAACTTCCTGAATTTCAAGTACACGAATTTCGCCATCTACCAGGGTGACCATCCGAACACCTACGCCAGCGCCACGGCGGCCCTGGACGGCAGCTCCGTCCTGGACGTGAACAACCTGGCCACCCAGGGCAACCTCTCGATTCCCACCGTGGCCCAGGCCGGGAGCAACGCGACTCTCATCGCCCTCATCAATCGCTACGGGTACGCCGGCACCGGCACCAACGCCACCCCGGCGGGCTTCGTCGGCGGCGGCAGCGTGGGCGTCTATCCTTCCATCAACACCGACAACTTCTTCCGCCGGAACTACCAGCTGGCCTGGGACGGCACCTACGGATCCACGGTGAGCCACGAGGTGCACGTCGGTTTCCAGTACTGGAAGGAGATGGAGGACCTCTACCGCATCTCCAACGGCTGGGGAAGCATCGCCGCCAACTTCAACAACCAGAAGATCCCCACCACCGCCCTCAGCGGCGTGGGCCTGGTGTACGCGTACGTGGCCTCGCCCTACCAGCAGGGCCTCGGCCACGCCCCGCAGATCCACTCGGAACTCGAATCCCAGAACTTCGAAGTGAACGACCGGATCCGCTGGAACGCCTTCACCTTCAACGTGGGCGTGCTGGTGAGCAACGACAAGCTCTACGGCATGGGCATCCGCACGGATTCCACCACCGCCGGCGGCTACGCCCTGGCCCCCGGCCAGAAGTACCTGGAGCACGAGATCAAGTGGGCCGACACGCTCCAGCCCCGCCTGGGCGTGACCTGGAACTACCACAAGGACGACACGATCTACGCCAACTTCGCGCGCTACGTGCCCTCCACCTCCTCGCTGCCCCGCGCCTCCTCCTGGGCCCGCAATCTGGTGGGCACCATCAACGTCTACTTCGACGCCACGGGCCACATGATCGGCCAGGGCGCGGACGCCGTCTCCCAGGGCAAGCTCTACGTGGACGGCATCAAGCCCCGCCACACCGATGAATTCATGGTCGGCACCACCCGCGACTTCGGCCAGGGCTTCACGGGCCGGCTCTACGGTCGCTACCGAAAGAGCATCAATTTCTGGGAGGACACGCCCAACAATTCCCGGGTCGTGTACAACGCGCCCAGCGACGTCCCCCACACCCTGTACATCCCCGACCTCGCCACAAAGCTGAGCAATCTGGGCGCCAACGGCGGGCCCATGAACGGCAACACCTCCGCCGTCATCGCCCAGTTGGACGGCGCGTTCACCAAGTTCTACGAAGTCTGCGCCGAGACCGAGTGGCGCCGGGGCGACGCCTACGCCAGCTTCTCCTACACCTGGAGCCACTACTACGGCAACTTCGACCAGGACAACACCGCCAACGGCTCCGCCAACGACCTGAACCTCTTCATCGGTTCCTCGAACATCGCCGACAGCGCCGGCACCCAGATCTGGGACAACAAGTACGGCAACCTCGCCGGGGACCAGCGCCACAAGATCAAGCTCTTCGGCAGCTACGCCTTCCCCTGGAACGGCAAGCTGGGCGTCTACGCCGTCTACCAGACCGGCATGCACTGGCAGAAGACCGATTACAAGGTCTACCAGGCCTTGATCACGGCCACCGGTTCCACCAGCACCAGCGACACCGCCCGCTATGCCGAACCCGCCGGCTCCCGCGTCAACCCCGCCCACTACCAGATGGATCTCAGCTACACCCAGACCTTCTGGCAGTCCAAGACCATGGGCCTCTCGGGAACCGTGGATCTGTTCAACGTGTTCAACCGCCAGACCGTCACCGCCTACAACCAGAGCGCCAACGGGGGCCTCTTCGCCTCCCCGCAAACCTACATGCCGCCCCGCCGCACCCAGTTCGGGCTCAGGTTCTGGTTCTGA
- a CDS encoding chloride channel protein yields the protein MILSSARTLLPTRTTRLRFLAHTRHIVGVMLPLGAAVGLLVALALYCLAHFEPWVQSVGWRTRLTLLLPAVGLFLTTIWLRFTGLGEVSLGADLDLARTDPYGAFPFLRSLGKVVGCALTIGFGGSAGTEGPGKWFGAAMGLQYHRVLRTSANYLGIVRRLARPPLVMARAGAASALAAVFRAPLSGALMAAENHGHLAAESLIPCLVSAASGYVVFSGLMGYEPLLPLPRGIPTLRARELFWALGLGLLCGLASTAYLRAKRALDGLLRKSPLVWRGLAAGVGLSLLAVPGHFLFSDLPITEGGGLDLVKVLLQGGTLPGHAMAFLGLKLAATALTFAGGGIGGLWLPSLTMGCALGTAFDGFAHLGTHGYLTLVGGAAMAGATNESLLVPVVFLAETTGQAALVVPALVATTVSYVVVREGG from the coding sequence ATGATCCTTTCAAGCGCGCGCACCCTCCTTCCCACCCGCACCACCCGGCTGAGGTTCCTGGCCCACACCCGCCACATCGTGGGGGTGATGCTTCCCCTGGGCGCGGCGGTGGGGCTGCTGGTGGCCCTGGCGCTGTACTGCCTGGCCCATTTCGAGCCGTGGGTGCAGAGCGTCGGATGGCGCACCCGGCTCACGCTGCTCCTTCCCGCCGTTGGGCTCTTCCTCACCACGATCTGGCTGCGGTTCACGGGGCTGGGGGAGGTGTCCCTGGGCGCGGACCTGGACCTGGCCCGCACGGATCCCTACGGGGCCTTCCCCTTCCTGCGGTCCCTGGGCAAGGTGGTGGGGTGCGCCCTCACCATCGGGTTCGGCGGCAGCGCGGGCACGGAAGGGCCCGGGAAGTGGTTCGGGGCGGCCATGGGCCTCCAGTACCACCGGGTGCTTCGCACCTCGGCCAACTACCTGGGCATCGTGAGGCGCCTGGCCCGGCCCCCCCTGGTCATGGCCCGGGCCGGGGCGGCCTCGGCCCTGGCGGCGGTGTTCCGGGCGCCCCTTTCCGGGGCCCTCATGGCCGCGGAGAACCACGGCCACCTGGCGGCGGAATCCCTCATCCCGTGCCTGGTGTCGGCGGCCTCCGGCTACGTGGTCTTCTCCGGCCTCATGGGCTACGAGCCCCTCCTGCCCCTGCCCCGGGGCATCCCCACCCTCCGGGCCCGGGAGCTGTTCTGGGCCCTGGGGCTGGGCCTCCTGTGCGGCCTGGCCTCGACGGCCTACCTGCGGGCGAAGAGGGCCCTGGACGGGCTGCTGCGGAAGTCGCCCCTGGTGTGGCGAGGGCTGGCCGCGGGGGTGGGGCTCAGCCTCCTGGCCGTGCCGGGGCACTTCCTCTTCAGCGACCTGCCCATCACCGAAGGCGGGGGCCTGGACCTGGTGAAGGTCCTCCTCCAGGGCGGCACCCTGCCGGGCCACGCCATGGCCTTCCTGGGCCTCAAGCTGGCCGCCACGGCCCTCACCTTCGCGGGGGGCGGCATCGGCGGCCTGTGGCTGCCCTCCCTGACCATGGGCTGCGCCCTGGGCACCGCCTTCGACGGCTTCGCCCACCTGGGCACCCACGGCTACCTGACCCTGGTGGGCGGCGCCGCCATGGCCGGGGCCACCAACGAAAGCCTCCTGGTGCCCGTGGTCTTCCTGGCCGAGACCACGGGCCAGGCGGCCCTGGTGGTGCCCGCCCTGGTGGCCACCACCGTCTCCTACGTGGTGGTGCGCGAAGGGGGCTGA
- a CDS encoding sodium:solute symporter: MGFRVLDYAIVIVYLLGVTAAGILISGRQRSSREYFLGGKEMSWWSVGFSIVASETSTLTFISIPGLAFKGNMHFLQLVAGYFIGRLIVSAVFIPAYYRGDLETAYDFLGKRFGLPLRKFTSSVFIVTRVLASGVRLFATAIPVHLITGLDYPSSILLIGGFTLLYTYLGGLKAVVAMDVVQLFIYLGGAVAAMVLILHRLPHGWADVTAFATSHGQDKFAFLNTATGGSLRAFLAAPYTLLGGVLGGTFLTMASHGTDQLLVQRLLGCRTRWDSQKALMLDASFILLQFGFFLVLGLCLYAFYGGVTFQQLGLATSDEVFPKFIVENLPTGVAGLVVAGVLASAMGTLSSSISSLASATYLDLFQLTPLARGLDAKGEVRWSRIFTLVWGVLLIGGAMLFTDTKNPVVELGLKIASVTYGGLLGTFFLGLFFRRTTQADALAGFVSGLLAMVAVLAFTRIDYTWHTLIGSAVTILVGNGCRVGREWFRPVPDPRGVIDKSKAMNS, translated from the coding sequence ATGGGGTTCCGGGTCCTGGATTACGCCATCGTCATCGTCTACCTGCTGGGGGTGACCGCCGCGGGCATCCTCATCTCGGGCCGGCAGCGGTCCTCCCGGGAGTACTTCCTCGGGGGCAAGGAGATGTCCTGGTGGTCCGTGGGCTTCTCCATCGTCGCCAGCGAGACCAGCACCCTCACCTTCATCAGCATCCCCGGCCTGGCCTTCAAGGGGAACATGCACTTCCTGCAGCTGGTGGCGGGCTACTTCATCGGCAGGCTCATCGTGAGCGCGGTGTTCATCCCCGCCTACTACCGCGGCGACCTGGAGACCGCCTACGACTTCCTGGGCAAGCGTTTCGGCCTGCCCTTGCGCAAGTTCACCTCCAGCGTTTTCATCGTGACCCGGGTGCTGGCCTCCGGGGTGCGGCTCTTCGCCACGGCCATCCCGGTGCACCTGATCACCGGCCTGGACTACCCCTCCAGCATCCTGCTCATCGGGGGCTTCACGCTGCTGTACACGTACCTGGGCGGCCTCAAGGCCGTGGTGGCCATGGACGTGGTGCAGCTCTTCATCTACCTGGGCGGCGCCGTGGCGGCCATGGTCCTCATCCTCCACCGGCTTCCCCACGGATGGGCGGATGTGACCGCCTTCGCCACCTCCCACGGCCAGGACAAGTTCGCCTTCCTCAACACCGCCACCGGGGGCTCCCTGCGGGCCTTCCTGGCCGCGCCCTACACGCTCCTGGGCGGCGTCCTGGGCGGCACCTTCCTGACCATGGCCTCCCACGGCACGGACCAGCTCCTGGTGCAGCGCCTCCTGGGCTGCCGCACCCGGTGGGACTCCCAGAAGGCCCTGATGCTGGACGCCTCCTTCATCCTCCTTCAGTTCGGCTTCTTCCTGGTGCTGGGGCTCTGCCTCTACGCCTTCTACGGCGGCGTCACCTTCCAGCAGCTGGGCCTGGCCACCTCCGACGAGGTCTTCCCGAAGTTCATCGTGGAGAACCTGCCCACGGGCGTGGCGGGCCTGGTGGTGGCCGGCGTCCTGGCCTCGGCCATGGGAACGCTCTCCTCCTCCATCAGCTCCCTGGCCTCCGCCACGTACCTGGACCTCTTCCAGCTCACCCCGCTGGCCCGGGGCCTGGACGCCAAGGGCGAGGTGCGCTGGTCGCGGATCTTCACCCTGGTGTGGGGCGTCCTCCTCATCGGCGGCGCCATGCTCTTCACCGACACGAAGAACCCCGTCGTGGAACTGGGCCTCAAGATCGCCTCCGTCACGTACGGCGGACTCCTGGGCACCTTCTTCCTGGGCCTCTTCTTCCGCAGGACGACCCAGGCCGACGCCCTCGCCGGCTTCGTATCCGGCCTCCTGGCGATGGTGGCGGTGCTGGCCTTCACCCGCATCGACTACACCTGGCACACCCTCATCGGAAGCGCGGTGACGATCCTGGTGGGAAATGGGTGCAGGGTCGGGCGGGAATGGTTCCGGCCGGTTCCTGATCCACGTGGGGTTATCGACAAATCCAAGGCTATGAATAGTTAG